A genomic window from Thioalkalivibrio sp. ALJ12 includes:
- the argC gene encoding N-acetyl-gamma-glutamyl-phosphate reductase, protein MTATTNSKPIRIGVVGATGYTGVELLRLLARHPSAELAVVTSRGEAGTAVADLFPSLRGAVDAVFREPDPDVLGECDVVFFATPHGVAHAMAGALLERGVRVIDLSADFRIRDPELWARWYGQAHGAPEYLGEAVYGLPEIHRDRIRPARLIAVPGCYPTAVTLGVLPLLEQGLIDPADVIADAKSGVSGAGRKAQIGGLFAEVQENFRAYAAGGHRHWPEIHQTLSGVAGGEVGLIFQPHLVPMTRGIHATLYLRPRQSETDWQACFEQRYADEPFVDVLPPGSHPETASVRGTNRCRIAVARPPHSDRLVVLSVIDNLVKGAAGQAVQNMNLMFDCPEDEGLRELAVFP, encoded by the coding sequence ACCGGCGTGGAGTTGCTGCGCCTGCTGGCCCGGCACCCTTCGGCGGAACTGGCGGTGGTGACCTCGCGCGGCGAGGCGGGGACGGCGGTCGCCGATTTGTTCCCCAGTCTGCGCGGGGCGGTGGACGCGGTCTTTCGCGAGCCGGATCCGGATGTGCTGGGCGAGTGCGATGTGGTGTTCTTTGCCACGCCGCATGGTGTGGCGCATGCGATGGCCGGTGCGTTGCTGGAGCGCGGGGTACGGGTCATCGATCTCTCGGCCGACTTTCGTATACGCGACCCGGAGCTGTGGGCGCGGTGGTATGGGCAGGCGCACGGGGCCCCGGAATACCTGGGCGAGGCCGTTTACGGCCTGCCGGAGATTCACCGTGACCGGATCCGGCCGGCGCGGCTGATTGCCGTCCCCGGCTGCTACCCGACGGCCGTGACGCTCGGTGTCCTGCCGCTGCTGGAACAGGGTCTGATCGACCCGGCCGACGTGATTGCGGACGCCAAGAGCGGGGTCAGCGGTGCGGGGCGCAAGGCGCAGATCGGCGGTCTGTTCGCCGAGGTGCAAGAGAACTTCCGCGCCTACGCGGCCGGCGGTCACCGGCACTGGCCGGAGATTCATCAGACCCTGAGTGGTGTGGCCGGCGGCGAGGTCGGGCTGATCTTCCAGCCGCACCTGGTGCCGATGACGCGCGGCATCCATGCAACCCTCTATCTGCGGCCGCGACAGTCCGAGACCGACTGGCAGGCCTGCTTCGAGCAACGCTACGCCGATGAGCCGTTCGTCGACGTCCTGCCGCCGGGATCGCATCCCGAAACGGCCAGCGTGCGGGGCACCAACCGCTGCCGGATCGCGGTGGCACGGCCGCCGCACTCGGATCGACTGGTGGTGCTGTCGGTGATCGACAACCTGGTCAAGGGGGCGGCCGGGCAGGCCGTACAGAACATGAACCTCATGTTCGATTGCCCGGAGGACGAGGGGTTGCGCGAGTTGGCGGTCTTCCCGTAG
- a CDS encoding DUF6776 family protein, with the protein MLLLAPFLLVAGIGGWLWTHWPDEGVIDPQVRIDALTDELQREVEARQQAEAEQQRALRRLSLLETEVDAYRDDVERQETELARLRDEVAFYERLAENNDDSSLGLRDLALQETGQSGVWDVVFQIYRPGLNRSLDVRWSVEITGRFEGDDEDTTLDHDDLGVEQERTIEGFRLLRNARVRVVLPEDFTPEAVAVRVEPDEDDGPDAVMKRGEWGRMAGEGA; encoded by the coding sequence GTGTTGTTACTGGCGCCTTTTCTGCTGGTGGCCGGGATTGGCGGTTGGTTGTGGACGCACTGGCCGGACGAGGGCGTGATTGACCCCCAGGTACGCATTGATGCCCTGACGGACGAACTGCAGCGCGAGGTCGAGGCGCGTCAGCAGGCAGAGGCCGAGCAGCAGCGTGCGCTGCGGCGGCTGTCGCTGCTGGAGACCGAGGTCGATGCCTATCGCGACGATGTCGAGCGTCAGGAGACCGAGCTCGCACGGTTGCGCGATGAAGTGGCGTTCTACGAGCGACTGGCGGAAAACAATGATGACTCGAGTCTGGGCTTGCGCGACCTGGCGTTGCAGGAGACAGGCCAGTCCGGGGTCTGGGACGTCGTGTTTCAGATCTACCGACCGGGCCTGAACCGGTCGCTGGATGTGCGTTGGTCGGTAGAGATTACCGGGCGTTTCGAGGGGGACGATGAAGATACAACCCTCGATCACGATGACCTGGGCGTGGAGCAGGAACGTACAATCGAGGGTTTCCGGTTGCTGCGAAACGCGCGCGTACGCGTTGTATTGCCGGAGGATTTCACCCCGGAAGCTGTAGCCGTTAGGGTGGAGCCCGATGAAGACGATGGCCCCGACGCAGTCATGAAGCGCGGAGAGTGGGGCCGCATGGCGGGAGAAGGGGCATGA
- a CDS encoding polymer-forming cytoskeletal protein, whose amino-acid sequence MIGRKKGRGSKRTRRVDTMIGENAVVRGELEFSGGLYVEGRVVGSIRALSDPSAVLMVAPQGVVEGQVMVPHLVVNGEVRGDMHMSEYVELGATARLHGHLYYKSLQITEGASIDGQLERMEEPLQGELEELPVEQGEPQTAVS is encoded by the coding sequence ATGATCGGACGCAAGAAGGGGCGCGGCAGCAAGCGGACGCGCCGGGTCGACACCATGATTGGGGAGAACGCCGTGGTGCGCGGCGAGCTGGAGTTTAGCGGGGGCTTGTATGTCGAGGGGCGCGTGGTCGGCAGCATTCGTGCGCTGAGTGATCCCTCCGCCGTTCTGATGGTCGCTCCCCAGGGGGTCGTCGAGGGGCAGGTGATGGTGCCGCACCTGGTCGTGAACGGCGAAGTGCGCGGCGACATGCATATGAGCGAGTACGTCGAACTCGGTGCGACCGCGCGGCTGCACGGGCATCTGTACTACAAGAGTCTGCAGATCACCGAGGGTGCGAGTATCGACGGCCAGCTCGAGCGAATGGAAGAGCCGCTGCAGGGCGAACTCGAGGAGCTGCCCGTGGAGCAGGGTGAGCCGCAGACTGCGGTCTCCTGA
- the erpA gene encoding iron-sulfur cluster insertion protein ErpA, whose translation MSEAMTSNTEADMDMEIPSPLIFSDAAANKVKGLIEEENNDNLKLRVFVSGGGCSGFQYGFTFDETVGDGDTVVENGGVTLLIDPMSFQYLAGAEIDYTEGLEGAQFVIRNPNATTTCGCGSSFSV comes from the coding sequence ATGTCCGAAGCCATGACGTCCAATACCGAGGCAGACATGGACATGGAGATCCCGAGCCCGCTGATCTTCAGTGACGCCGCCGCGAACAAGGTGAAGGGGCTGATCGAGGAGGAGAACAACGACAACCTCAAGCTGAGGGTGTTCGTCAGTGGTGGTGGTTGCTCCGGCTTCCAGTACGGTTTTACCTTTGACGAGACGGTGGGCGACGGCGATACCGTGGTCGAGAACGGAGGGGTGACCCTGCTGATCGATCCGATGAGCTTTCAGTATCTCGCGGGTGCCGAGATCGACTACACCGAGGGTCTGGAAGGCGCGCAGTTCGTGATTCGCAATCCGAACGCCACGACCACCTGCGGTTGCGGGTCCAGCTTCTCGGTCTGA
- a CDS encoding anhydro-N-acetylmuramic acid kinase, whose product MTQRLIGLMSGTSRDGVDAVLVEIEGDGSLRTAGHCHLPYPDALEEDLAAAATAEALRFEHLGTLDARVGLFLSRAVQQLLGSTGLKAQDILAIGSHGQTVHHAPGADPAFTWQIGDPFRIAEATGIDVIAHFRQRDLAAGGEGAPLACAFHAAWLGHPSETRAILNLGGIANLTWLEPGQPVRGCDSGPANTLMDGWTRRHLGQPYDADGAWARTGHIDRPLLEQLLADPYFQRPAPKSTGPEHFSPHWLRQVGGERLDRLNTEDVQATLVELTVEGVRLTLESLRTTAPDRVIVCGGGAHNGYLMERLQSQLAGSTVETSEHHGIPPQQVEGAAFAWLAYRHLQHEAGNLPEVTGARGPRILGCRIPGRAPEST is encoded by the coding sequence ATGACTCAGCGGTTGATTGGATTGATGTCCGGCACCAGCCGAGACGGCGTGGACGCCGTCCTGGTCGAGATTGAAGGAGACGGCTCGCTGCGTACCGCGGGTCATTGCCACCTGCCATACCCGGATGCACTGGAGGAGGACCTCGCTGCCGCCGCGACCGCCGAAGCACTGCGCTTCGAGCACCTGGGCACACTGGACGCCCGGGTCGGGCTGTTCCTGTCCCGCGCGGTCCAGCAACTACTGGGATCCACCGGCCTGAAGGCCCAGGACATCCTGGCCATCGGTTCGCACGGACAAACGGTCCACCATGCACCCGGCGCCGACCCCGCATTCACCTGGCAGATTGGCGACCCATTCCGGATCGCCGAAGCCACGGGCATCGACGTGATCGCGCACTTTCGCCAACGCGACCTCGCGGCGGGCGGCGAGGGGGCTCCGCTGGCCTGCGCGTTCCATGCCGCCTGGCTGGGCCACCCCTCCGAGACACGCGCGATCCTGAACCTCGGAGGGATCGCCAATCTGACCTGGCTGGAGCCGGGCCAGCCGGTACGCGGATGCGACAGTGGACCCGCCAACACCCTGATGGACGGGTGGACCCGACGGCACCTGGGTCAGCCTTATGATGCCGACGGCGCCTGGGCGCGCACGGGACACATCGACCGGCCACTACTGGAACAGCTCCTCGCGGACCCGTACTTTCAGCGCCCTGCCCCAAAGAGCACGGGGCCCGAGCATTTCTCGCCCCACTGGCTCCGCCAGGTTGGCGGCGAACGGCTCGACCGCCTGAACACCGAGGACGTTCAGGCCACCCTGGTCGAACTTACGGTGGAGGGGGTGCGGCTGACGCTCGAATCCCTGCGCACAACCGCACCCGATCGCGTCATCGTCTGCGGCGGCGGCGCCCACAATGGCTACCTGATGGAACGACTGCAAAGCCAGCTGGCCGGCAGCACGGTCGAGACCTCCGAACACCACGGAATCCCGCCTCAGCAGGTGGAGGGGGCCGCCTTTGCCTGGCTGGCGTATCGCCATCTGCAACACGAGGCCGGCAACCTGCCGGAAGTCACGGGTGCCCGTGGACCACGCATCCTCGGCTGCCGGATCCCCGGACGCGCACCGGAATCCACATAG
- the tyrS gene encoding tyrosine--tRNA ligase: MMELDDQLEVFRRGADEILLEEDLRERLKEGRPLRIKAGFDPTAPDLHLGHTVLINKLRQLQDLGHHIIFLIGDFTGRIGDPSGKNATRPPLSSEDIERNAATYRDQVFRILDPERTEVAFNSAWMESLGAAGMVQLASRHTVARMLERDDFHKRYRDHQPIAIHEFLYPLIQGYDSVALKADVELGGTDQKFNLLVGRELQKQEGMPPQVILTMPILEGLDGVQKMSKSLGNYIAVQDAPDDMFGKLMSISDELMWRYYELLSLRPMDEVRAARRAAEAGERNPRDIKFELGRELVDRFHGPGKGEQAQAAFVARFQKHALPDELPEVTVVVPAEGLLLPNALKSAGLVASTSEGRSMIRQGAVRLDGERVEDPGTLIEPGEPVVIQVGKRRVARVARPRA, encoded by the coding sequence ATGATGGAACTGGACGATCAGCTGGAGGTGTTTCGCCGCGGGGCGGACGAGATCCTGCTGGAAGAGGATTTGCGCGAACGCCTGAAAGAGGGGCGGCCGTTGCGGATCAAGGCGGGTTTTGATCCCACGGCCCCCGATCTGCATCTCGGGCACACGGTGCTCATCAACAAGCTGCGGCAGCTGCAGGACCTTGGGCACCACATCATTTTCCTGATTGGCGACTTCACCGGACGGATCGGCGATCCGTCGGGCAAGAATGCCACTCGTCCGCCGCTCTCCTCCGAGGATATCGAACGCAACGCCGCGACCTATCGGGATCAGGTCTTTCGTATCCTGGATCCGGAGCGCACCGAGGTGGCCTTCAACTCGGCCTGGATGGAGTCGCTGGGCGCGGCGGGCATGGTGCAGCTGGCCTCCCGCCACACAGTGGCTCGGATGCTCGAGCGCGATGATTTTCACAAGCGCTACCGCGATCATCAGCCGATTGCCATCCACGAGTTTCTGTACCCCCTGATCCAGGGCTATGACTCGGTCGCGCTCAAGGCCGACGTTGAGCTTGGCGGGACCGATCAGAAGTTCAACCTCCTGGTCGGGCGCGAGCTGCAGAAGCAGGAGGGCATGCCACCCCAGGTCATCCTGACCATGCCCATCCTTGAGGGTCTGGATGGCGTGCAGAAGATGAGCAAGTCGCTGGGTAACTACATCGCGGTGCAGGATGCCCCGGACGACATGTTCGGCAAGCTGATGTCGATCTCCGACGAGCTCATGTGGCGTTACTACGAATTGCTCAGTCTGCGCCCCATGGACGAGGTGCGCGCCGCACGCCGCGCCGCCGAGGCGGGTGAGCGCAACCCGCGCGACATCAAGTTCGAGCTCGGCCGCGAGCTGGTGGACCGGTTCCACGGGCCGGGCAAGGGCGAGCAGGCCCAGGCCGCCTTCGTGGCGAGATTCCAGAAGCACGCACTGCCCGATGAGCTCCCCGAGGTCACCGTTGTTGTCCCCGCCGAAGGACTGTTGCTGCCGAATGCCCTCAAATCCGCCGGTCTGGTGGCATCGACATCTGAAGGTCGCAGCATGATTCGCCAGGGCGCCGTGCGCCTGGACGGCGAGCGCGTCGAGGATCCCGGCACCCTTATCGAGCCTGGCGAGCCAGTGGTGATTCAGGTTGGCAAGCGCCGTGTGGCGCGCGTTGCGCGGCCCCGTGCCTGA
- a CDS encoding MBL fold metallo-hydrolase gives MVEIGSTRLLVDCGFSVQEIERRLARQGLAATDLDGVFVTHEHGDHLGSAPALSRRYGLRVYASVGTRLAARDSAFAHLEEIQPDLPVELDDALVIPYTVPHDAREPTQFAFSDGASRLVLMTDAGHISPHMIETASGAHGLLLECNHCPEMLASGRYPPKLKRRIADGYGHLPNRDATRLLQRADTSQLEHLIGMHLSSDNNRPELAEQALCEGVGASRDEIAIASQDHGFDWRCIR, from the coding sequence GTGGTCGAGATCGGCTCGACCCGCCTGCTGGTGGACTGCGGATTTTCCGTACAGGAGATCGAGCGGCGCCTCGCACGTCAGGGGCTCGCGGCCACCGATCTCGATGGGGTGTTCGTGACCCACGAACACGGCGACCACCTGGGGTCCGCGCCGGCCCTCTCGCGCCGTTATGGCCTGCGCGTCTACGCCTCAGTCGGGACCCGACTGGCGGCACGCGACAGCGCATTTGCACACCTCGAAGAGATCCAGCCGGACCTCCCAGTCGAGCTGGACGACGCCCTGGTCATCCCCTATACAGTCCCGCATGACGCCCGCGAACCGACCCAGTTCGCCTTTTCCGACGGCGCGTCGCGCCTCGTCCTGATGACCGATGCCGGCCACATCTCGCCCCACATGATCGAGACGGCCTCCGGCGCCCACGGCCTCCTTCTTGAATGCAACCACTGCCCGGAGATGCTCGCGTCCGGACGTTACCCTCCCAAGCTCAAGCGACGCATTGCTGACGGGTACGGACATTTGCCCAACCGCGACGCGACCCGCCTTCTTCAACGCGCCGACACGTCCCAGCTGGAACACCTGATCGGCATGCACCTTTCGAGCGACAATAACCGCCCCGAACTGGCTGAACAGGCCCTGTGCGAGGGGGTCGGCGCCAGTCGCGACGAGATCGCGATCGCTTCCCAGGACCACGGGTTCGACTGGCGCTGCATCCGCTGA
- the bamC gene encoding outer membrane protein assembly factor BamC, translated as MKLPFKPYHSATRATLAIATGLAVAGCGGWGGDRQSGPEYEMSRQMEDLEVPPDLIAPDTERAYRLPDDPGGRISARDMQQDTAQRQQQPAQAQPGAPTRTAQVLPESAEVQLMRDGGTRWLQVDGDPGEIWDRLVAFWDSQNLRLERNEPQVGVMQTEWAEDRAGIPLRGTQNIFARALGNVYDANTRDQYRMRVERVNGQSEIYITHRGAEEQAEGQSWRWAMRPSDPELEAEMLNRLLVYLTTGDPGEGGARVAETLVDRPTELQMTEHDGSPALLLGGEYERVWRQLGTFLDRAGLLVDEQDRQAGIYEVTYRPDMTGDRDEPGFFGRIFGRGGDRRENERYQVRLEDRGDGDLLIEARDIEGDRLSDRDAEFVLERIQTQMQR; from the coding sequence ATGAAATTGCCTTTCAAGCCCTATCACTCCGCCACGCGCGCCACCCTCGCGATCGCCACGGGTCTCGCCGTCGCTGGTTGCGGAGGCTGGGGCGGTGATCGCCAGTCCGGCCCGGAATACGAAATGAGCCGGCAGATGGAGGACCTCGAAGTCCCGCCGGATCTGATCGCGCCGGACACCGAGCGGGCCTACCGCCTGCCCGATGACCCGGGCGGCCGCATCAGTGCCCGCGACATGCAGCAGGACACCGCCCAGCGCCAGCAACAACCCGCGCAGGCCCAGCCCGGCGCCCCGACCCGCACCGCCCAGGTACTCCCGGAGTCCGCCGAGGTGCAGCTCATGCGCGACGGAGGCACGCGCTGGCTCCAGGTTGACGGCGATCCCGGCGAGATCTGGGATCGACTGGTCGCCTTCTGGGACAGCCAGAACCTCCGCCTGGAACGCAACGAACCCCAAGTGGGCGTGATGCAGACCGAGTGGGCCGAAGACCGAGCCGGCATCCCGCTGCGCGGCACGCAGAACATCTTCGCCCGCGCCCTTGGCAACGTATACGACGCCAACACCCGCGACCAGTACCGGATGCGCGTCGAGCGCGTGAACGGACAGTCGGAAATCTACATCACCCATCGAGGTGCCGAAGAGCAGGCCGAGGGCCAGTCCTGGCGCTGGGCCATGCGCCCCTCGGACCCGGAGCTCGAAGCCGAGATGCTGAACCGGCTGCTCGTTTACCTCACCACCGGCGATCCGGGTGAAGGGGGCGCACGGGTTGCCGAGACCCTCGTCGACCGCCCGACCGAACTGCAGATGACGGAGCATGATGGTTCGCCCGCCCTGCTCCTGGGCGGTGAATATGAACGGGTCTGGCGCCAACTTGGCACCTTCCTGGACCGCGCCGGCTTGCTGGTGGATGAACAGGACCGCCAGGCCGGCATCTACGAGGTCACCTACCGTCCCGACATGACCGGCGACCGCGACGAGCCCGGTTTCTTCGGCCGCATCTTCGGTCGCGGTGGAGATCGCAGGGAAAACGAGCGCTACCAGGTCCGGTTGGAGGATCGGGGCGATGGCGACCTCTTGATCGAGGCACGCGACATTGAAGGCGACCGCCTGAGCGATCGCGACGCCGAGTTCGTGCTGGAGCGAATTCAGACTCAGATGCAGCGGTAA
- the dapA gene encoding 4-hydroxy-tetrahydrodipicolinate synthase, whose product MFQGSMVALATPMHADGSLDWPALDRLLEFHIEAGTDAIVAVGTTGESATLDFDEHCEAIAHTVKTVGGRLPVIAGTGANSTREAIALTRCAHEAGADACLLVSPYYNKPTQEGLYLHHKAIAEAVDIPQILYNVPGRTAVDMLPETVERLAEIPNIVGLKEATGNNERTAELVQRVGGRFDLFSGEDANGLAFLLAGGQGVISVTANVAPALMARMCRAVREGRADEAREINRQLDGLHSALFLEANPIPVKWALQRMGMIEEGIRLPLTPLSEPFHAPVLDAMRQAGIEV is encoded by the coding sequence ATGTTTCAAGGCAGCATGGTCGCACTGGCGACCCCGATGCACGCGGACGGCAGTCTCGACTGGCCGGCGCTTGATCGGCTCCTCGAATTCCACATCGAGGCCGGAACCGACGCCATCGTAGCGGTCGGTACTACCGGCGAATCCGCCACCCTCGATTTCGACGAACACTGTGAAGCGATTGCCCATACGGTCAAGACCGTGGGCGGGCGTCTGCCGGTGATCGCCGGCACCGGCGCAAACTCCACGCGCGAGGCGATCGCGCTCACGCGCTGTGCCCACGAAGCCGGCGCCGATGCCTGCCTGCTGGTATCCCCGTACTACAACAAGCCCACGCAGGAGGGCCTGTATCTGCACCACAAGGCCATCGCCGAGGCCGTCGATATCCCGCAGATCCTCTATAACGTTCCGGGGCGCACGGCCGTCGACATGCTCCCCGAGACAGTCGAACGCCTGGCCGAAATCCCGAACATCGTCGGCCTCAAGGAGGCCACGGGCAATAACGAGCGCACCGCCGAGCTTGTCCAGCGCGTGGGCGGCCGCTTCGACCTGTTCAGTGGCGAAGATGCGAATGGGCTGGCCTTTTTGCTGGCCGGGGGACAAGGGGTCATCTCGGTGACCGCGAACGTCGCCCCGGCGCTAATGGCCCGCATGTGCCGCGCCGTGCGCGAGGGACGCGCGGACGAAGCCCGCGAAATCAATCGCCAGCTGGATGGTCTGCATTCGGCCTTGTTCCTCGAAGCCAATCCCATCCCCGTAAAATGGGCCTTGCAGCGCATGGGGATGATAGAGGAAGGTATTCGCCTGCCCCTGACACCCCTTTCCGAACCGTTCCATGCACCGGTACTGGACGCGATGCGCCAAGCCGGCATTGAGGTCTGA
- a CDS encoding glycine cleavage system protein R translates to MAEVVGAGSHTHLILNLIGPDQPGLVAGVTRVIVDTGCNLESSRITTLDGYCCMALSASGNWKTLATLESRLERLEAELDLAITVRRGPLDESSQPAMAYAVDVVALDAPGLVNALADFFTSRGVNLRDVQTRVYTAQHTGARMFAANMVVDIPAGQHLASLRGEFMDFCDELNLDGVLDPIKA, encoded by the coding sequence ATGGCTGAGGTCGTCGGGGCCGGCTCGCACACCCATCTGATCCTGAATCTGATCGGACCCGACCAGCCTGGCCTGGTGGCCGGCGTTACGCGTGTCATCGTCGATACAGGCTGCAACCTGGAGTCCAGCCGCATTACGACCCTGGACGGCTATTGCTGCATGGCGCTGAGCGCCAGCGGCAACTGGAAGACCCTCGCCACGCTGGAATCCCGCCTGGAACGGCTGGAGGCCGAGCTGGATCTCGCGATCACCGTGCGCCGTGGGCCGCTGGATGAATCCAGCCAGCCCGCGATGGCCTATGCGGTGGACGTGGTCGCGCTGGACGCCCCGGGGCTGGTCAATGCCCTGGCCGATTTCTTCACCAGCCGTGGTGTGAACCTGCGTGACGTACAGACGCGCGTCTACACCGCTCAGCACACGGGCGCGCGCATGTTCGCCGCCAACATGGTGGTGGACATCCCGGCGGGACAGCACCTGGCCAGCCTGCGCGGCGAATTCATGGATTTTTGCGACGAACTGAACCTGGACGGCGTGCTGGATCCGATCAAGGCCTGA
- a CDS encoding peroxiredoxin, translated as MTIAIDQTVPEDLRVPATGEQTLGPGDFRGKIVVLYFYPKDSTPGCTNESRDFAANKAAFDATGAVILGVSRDSVKSHENFRAKQELPFDLLSDADEQLCEAFDVIKMKNMYGKQVRGIERSTFLIDEQGVLRREWRKVKVPGHVDEVLAAVREMAGQ; from the coding sequence ATGACGATCGCCATTGACCAGACCGTTCCCGAAGACCTTCGCGTGCCCGCCACCGGCGAGCAGACCCTGGGCCCGGGTGATTTTCGCGGCAAGATCGTGGTGCTCTATTTCTACCCGAAGGACAGCACGCCGGGCTGCACCAACGAGAGCCGCGACTTTGCGGCCAACAAGGCCGCGTTCGACGCCACCGGCGCGGTCATCCTCGGGGTCTCGCGCGACAGCGTGAAGAGCCACGAGAACTTCCGCGCCAAGCAGGAGCTGCCGTTCGACCTGCTGAGCGACGCCGACGAGCAGTTGTGCGAGGCGTTCGACGTGATCAAGATGAAGAACATGTACGGCAAGCAGGTGCGCGGCATCGAGCGCTCCACCTTCTTGATCGACGAGCAGGGTGTGCTGCGCCGGGAATGGCGCAAGGTCAAAGTGCCGGGGCATGTGGACGAGGTCCTGGCCGCGGTACGCGAGATGGCCGGCCAGTGA
- a CDS encoding PhoH family protein, with protein sequence MSETPEDPKRLFVLDTNVLMHDPTALFRFKEHDIFLPMVVLEELDRGKKGVSEVARNVRQVSRFIDELMSGATHEQIAAGLPLQAESLSESTLAPSGRLFFQTRNLTSRLPDSLPGSTPDNDILATAQALKTEWSDLPVTLVSKDINLRIKAAVIGLHAEDYYNDQVLDDVSLLFSGMTELPADFWETHGTKMDSWQESGRTYYRVTGPLVSEWQPNQFVYREGENPLSAIVLEIDQPNESAVIELVDDYMTPRHSVWGINARNREQNYALNLLMDPEVDFVSLLGAAGTGKTLLALAAGLAQTLEDNTYKEIIMTRVTVPVGEDIGFLPGTEEEKMTPWMGALMDNLEVLAKSEGAGDWGRAATNDVLTSRIKIRSLNFMRGRTFLSRYIILDEAQNLTSKQMKTLVTRAGPGTKVVALGNIAQIDTPYLTETSSGLTYVVDRFRNWTHSGHITLTRGERSRLADYASNHL encoded by the coding sequence ATGAGCGAAACACCGGAGGACCCGAAACGCCTGTTTGTCCTGGACACCAATGTCCTGATGCATGACCCCACTGCGCTGTTCCGCTTCAAGGAACACGACATCTTCCTGCCCATGGTCGTGCTCGAGGAACTCGACCGTGGCAAGAAGGGGGTCTCCGAGGTCGCGCGCAACGTGCGCCAGGTCTCGCGCTTTATCGACGAATTGATGAGTGGCGCGACCCACGAGCAGATTGCCGCCGGGTTACCGCTACAGGCCGAATCGCTCAGCGAGTCTACGCTTGCACCCTCCGGGCGGCTGTTTTTTCAGACCCGCAATCTGACCTCGCGCCTGCCGGACTCGCTGCCCGGCTCGACCCCGGACAACGACATCCTGGCCACCGCCCAGGCACTCAAGACGGAGTGGTCGGACCTCCCGGTCACCCTGGTCTCCAAGGACATCAACCTGCGCATCAAGGCGGCGGTGATCGGCCTGCACGCGGAGGACTACTACAACGACCAGGTCCTGGACGACGTCAGCCTGCTGTTCTCCGGCATGACCGAGCTGCCAGCGGATTTCTGGGAGACCCACGGGACCAAGATGGACTCCTGGCAGGAGTCCGGCCGGACCTACTACCGAGTCACCGGGCCCCTGGTCAGCGAGTGGCAGCCCAATCAGTTCGTCTACCGCGAGGGGGAGAATCCGTTGTCTGCGATCGTGCTGGAGATCGACCAGCCGAACGAGTCCGCGGTGATCGAGCTGGTGGACGACTATATGACCCCGCGCCACAGCGTCTGGGGCATCAATGCCCGCAATCGCGAGCAGAACTACGCCCTGAACCTGCTGATGGACCCGGAGGTGGATTTCGTCTCCCTGCTGGGGGCTGCCGGTACCGGCAAGACCCTGCTGGCGCTGGCCGCGGGGCTTGCGCAGACGCTGGAGGACAACACCTACAAGGAGATCATCATGACCCGGGTCACGGTCCCTGTGGGCGAGGACATCGGCTTCCTGCCCGGGACCGAGGAAGAGAAGATGACCCCGTGGATGGGCGCGTTGATGGACAACCTCGAGGTCCTGGCCAAGTCCGAAGGTGCGGGCGACTGGGGCCGGGCAGCCACGAACGACGTGCTGACCAGCCGCATCAAGATCCGCTCGCTGAACTTTATGCGCGGGCGGACCTTCCTCAGCCGCTACATCATCCTGGACGAGGCGCAGAACCTGACCTCCAAGCAGATGAAGACCCTGGTTACCCGCGCGGGGCCCGGCACCAAGGTGGTGGCGCTGGGCAACATCGCACAGATCGACACCCCGTACCTGACCGAGACCTCGTCCGGCCTGACCTACGTGGTGGACCGCTTCCGCAACTGGACCCACAGCGGGCACATCACACTGACCCGCGGCGAGCGCTCGCGGCTGGCGGACTACGCCTCGAATCACCTGTAG
- the queD gene encoding 6-carboxytetrahydropterin synthase QueD, with amino-acid sequence MSARYTLRVLTDFASAHTLRDYPGQCANMHGHNWKVEAEVQAETLDDAGMAVDFKVVKTAAREIAGQLDHRYLNDVPPFDTVNPTAEHIAQWFFRQMAERLNRPGLRMHALTLWETDRACVRYSEDG; translated from the coding sequence ATGAGCGCCCGTTACACCCTCCGCGTCCTGACCGACTTTGCCTCCGCGCATACCCTGCGCGATTACCCGGGGCAGTGCGCGAACATGCATGGACACAACTGGAAGGTAGAGGCCGAGGTTCAGGCCGAGACGCTGGATGACGCCGGCATGGCAGTGGACTTCAAGGTGGTCAAGACCGCCGCGCGCGAGATCGCCGGGCAGCTGGACCACCGCTATCTGAACGACGTCCCGCCGTTCGACACGGTCAACCCGACCGCCGAGCACATCGCACAGTGGTTCTTCCGCCAGATGGCGGAGCGCCTGAACCGCCCGGGCCTGCGCATGCACGCGCTGACCCTGTGGGAGACCGACCGCGCCTGCGTACGCTACAGCGAGGACGGCTAA